The sequence ACCAATACCAAGCTTAGGTAAACCTCGATTTAGGCCTTCTAACAAAATGCATGCCTTGCAGGGTTGTTGAGATGACACAAATCCACAACGTTCACATGTTCCCCGAGTCGGTTTTTTCACAGTGCTTTTAAATCTGAGTTGCTCACCAGAATATATAATATCCATTATAACTGATGGTCGCACTCTTTCCAAGTCTTTTAAATATGCACGTGCGTGTCCTCGATATGCGTTTGGTGCAAAAACGCACTCCGTAGAAaagtaaactaaatttttaaagtgGGCATACATTACGATTTCTTTTTCATATGCGTACTTAAGCGGTTTTACACGAGGTATTGAGTCTTCACCACCCCCAGTACGTATGTCCGTACATCGTCCTAAACGTGCAGTATCTCCTCGTAGAATATTCATCAAAACGGTCTCTGCAATGTCATCCGCATTATGCCCAGTAGCTATACTATCCACTCCAAGTAGTTTTGCACCACGATCCAATGCTTGTCGTCTAAAAACACCACAGAAAGTGCAATTATTCTTACGCCCAATTTGGGCAACAATGCGATCCATAGTCCAACCATATAGCTCATCGTATGAGAGTATCTTCAGAGGCATTTCATAGTCATCACGATTTTGTTTGACTGTCTCCAAGCTATCATCTCGGTAGCCAGTTATGCCTTCGTCAATGGATAGTAGTATTAGTTGTAGACCGTAATCATATCGCTCATTGAGCAACTTCAGCACATAAGCCAAGACTGTCGAATCTTTTCCTCCACTTGCCGCCACTGCAACTTTTTCTCCACGTTTAAAGAGCTCATTAGTAATAATTGTGTAGTGGATTTCTGCCTCAAATGCAGCAAAGAAGCAGTCCTTACAAAGTGCATCAGCCGTTTTAGGGCGCTGGGAGATGGATATAGAAGTTCAGTTCATTTACAATTTGCGTTTACTCATAGCTTACCTTAAGTGCTGCATTTCTACCACAATTTGTCTTGCATTTAATGggcattttactaaaaattattgcactaaatactaaaaaatatgtatgttgaacaattaaaaatacgaaatacaGTGAGaagtaaataatatacaatcgATTGTCCTACACGTGAATTGCCGATATCGATGATTCACTAGGCAACTCTAATGTCATGTTCCAACGGCATGTCAAGTATATTCACATATTAGTAATtatcaataaatccacaaaattaatatacccgttcacatatggcagattacctgcaaaattgacaataagCTGTCGGTGCTGTTTTGAAAGGATTTTCACATAGAAATTGCTTTGGGGGAATATTTTGgagcttttggtttgttttattattattaatgtaATGAAGAAAAGgcaaggagaaggaataactAAGTTAATTGGGTAATTGGTTGCTAGTAATAAACACTTGGAGGAAAACCGTAAGCGAAGTTTACTGACACGCttacgaaattcgatattacatttaatAGTAAGCCATAAGAGACCAAAGCGTCtagggtaaataaaaaaaataaatagttggcgcatacacttctgttaggtgtttggccgagctcctcctcctatttgtggtgtgcgttttgatgttgttccacaaatggagaggcctacagtttcaagccgactccggacgacagatattttttttttttatgaggagctttttcatggcagaaatacactcggaggtttgccattgcctgccgaggggcgaacgctattagaaaaatgtttttcttcattttgctttcaccgagattcgaaccaacgatctctctgtgagttccgaatggtaatcacgcaccaatctattcggctacggcagccgcctgtCTAGGGTACATTTGATAAATAAaggaataatttatatttagtgCATAAAAATATCCTTTTAGCAAATATTAGTAATATTGTTTTGTTTCAACAGCagatttcgaatatttttgattaaaatattatgtttaatttaaaaggtCAATGTGTTGACTTCGAGTTtgataacataaaaataattgaaaataattaaaattcccATATGCTTCTTCTCGAATTCAGATAAATAATTCCTGCTcataatttttgagttaaaaccTAATTTGTAACCACTATATAGattaataagtaaaaacactcttAGCTGGTTGTCAAAAAATTCCCACATCTGAGGTCATTTGATTCCAAAACAAACTATTATGTGAGATGGCtgcataaaaaatgattaaatttcaatCAAAGTCGTATCCAAAAGTCTCACAAGTGGCGTAAAAATTCGGATATTTctcaatatattcaatatttccTCACTAATTAGCtaagaaatatgtatattgaaaatattagttGTTGTAAAGttgcaaatttgtttattgaaatgataatataatatttggttttttttgtcgaTATTCTATTGCTTTTAATGTTACCATCAAaattttaagggggtattctagtctagaggcccgaatttcgagcattttttgacgatgaataaaaaaaaagctattgatatttttaagatacatttttttatcatttatttattcatatattaggagcacacaaaataaatttgaaaaaaaaaatgaattttcatggagttatgcgtccttgaagtggaagggggaaaaaaggcagtgtccccgtcgtcacgatttctacccttgtggtcatctgaaaaaaaaaaaatacaaattcttaattaatatgaatgtcattatcgtatgaaccagaaaaaacggaaaaaaaaaatttttccataaattggcggctactcaaaaaattcaggtcgatttttctcttatttttaagctttctgaattgtttacacatattaaaaaattgatatttccagtttttcgagcttcatacgatagagatatatttaaggaatattcatgacaaatttcaagcaaatcggttgattagaacttgagatatcgaccgtatcgaacgaagtagtttcgagaaacacGCGTTTGAATTTCgccgtccgctcaaaccagtctagctgtcgcgtcactaaaatagttgtaatttcgaaaataattcgaattttgcaaaatccttttagggaaatatttttgaatacctaaactatcgaattttgaaaaaaaaaaatttcgattttttcaaatttctagactagaatacccccttaatttACAGCAAAGCAAAAAGACAAGCACTcattcattcccatggcagccggttctacgttaccgaaatgacTCGAGTTTTTCccaaccaagggctgccgccccagtaaactagccatGCCAAGGGAACCGTTTATTACCAGCACTCACACCAGAGTAGAAAGAAGAAGAgtgtttttacttgtttttggtACAATGTTTGTAACGAAATCTATTGTGAATGCATAATGATATCTTTCATAAATATCAACAAACGCTATTTTCATAGTACTCGAATTCTTCTCCAACACctgttttgttcgttttttacatatttttcctcggagtttttaagctattttttaaattaagtgccTTATATTTAGAGCGTATTTATAATGTACAGCAATAAAATACATCCGAAATTGAAGTCGATTAGCGTATTTTCCATGATGGAAATTTGTGGAGACAACACATCTGCATTGTTGTTTTTAGAAGAGTCGGGCTTAGTaccttcaaaaaaatcaattcctCCACAATGTTGCGGTATTCCCATGAAAGTGGAGAATGATATTCGCAGAAAATTGGGCTGGATGTGGCGCTGCAGATCTTCTGTAAGTAAAGGAAGCGCTTCGAACTGTCGTAAAATCTTAAACCCAAGCGATGGATCCTTTTTTGATGGTAAGTTCTTAATATCAAatacctttaaaaatattttacaatggtAATGTGATTTCTAggtaaattttgtcatatttcgaTCTCTGATGCACTAGCCATCTTATTTTGCTTCGTAATGGATGTGAGGGTGAGTGGTTGCTTGTATTTTTCATGCAATTTcatcatcaacaatttttcaaatgattTCATTGTTTGACCTCCCGTTTCTAATGGTGatgtaaacaagttttttttgtttttttttttactattaggCGTATTAGCACGACATATCGAATTATGTTGATCTTGTTGTCAACTAGTATTGGTCCGTGATTCATCATTTTGATATGCATctcttaatattatatatatattgagtgacgattacaaatatttcatcgagatttcaaaataaaaatgttaccaCAATTACGAAAGTTAAGTAGGTATGTAAATGACTGTGTTATCttaaaacaaattctaaaaataattgCAACATAAAAAGATTAAAGCAGTTTATATAACCAACAGTAACATATAGTAGTAGAGTACGATAACATGCAGTAGATTATTATTTTGCCAAAGGCCTAGTAAAATGGTGTTGTCCATTCATATTtcgtaaaaaatattagttttgcaTGCACTAATTCTaccatatatgaaaaataaacttttgtttGCTAGTTAAAAATTGATATGTTCTTTCATATGTCTCTTTCAATAGATTATTTTTGcactgaaacatttgaatgctTATCGTCAGCGCAAAGGTGATGCAACGTCTTTGAGCACTGGGACTATCACTGACTATTATAGCCATTGCCGAGAGGTGACAGAGATCATCTCATCGCATACTGATCTCGAGCTGGGTAATTTAGGCAGAATAGTCTTATTTGATGAAACATTTTTAGCAAAACGAAAGTACAATCGAGGCCGATTTAGCGAAGAGCTGACCATTAATGTGGTAGGTCTATTTTGTAAGGAAGATAGAACGGGactcttttttaaaattaatcatacGAGCATAGAGAACTTGTGGCCGTATATCGCCGAACTTGTAGACCAACGAAAGCCACAGAACGATGTCTTTTCCGACGAAGAGGAAAGTGATTATAGCTTGGAAGACGCCTTTCATAagggaaaaattttaaacagtGTTTCCTCAGCTAAGAAGACACCACCACTCAGTCATCAAAATATGGGTGCAGCCTTTTACAGGtacctacaattttatttttgtagtttttatacGCTtacgatatatatatattttttttgtagacgCCATTATTTGGCGAAATTTGAAACCGATGGGGAAAGAATAACGACATTCCTTCAACACATAAGAGAAGTTTATCCCGGATATCAAGGTGGTGTGTTGAAAACGGGactatttttgaaagaaatagatCCAATTTCTGAAACATCCGCcttaaaaaagagaaaactgGAAGAAAAGGAGGAGACGGAAATCGTGATAATTTAATGATTTGTTTACTTTAGCACAAGAGAATAGCAAACCTTATGTATTAACTATATTTGCAATTGTATAACTGAAtgcaattaatttaatatttacaaactACTTAGTAAGATACATTTAATTAGCTAAGCATTACTGTTTTCTATTGAGATTATGTTTATTAAATTGAGAACAAGTTATTAAAAGAGTACCTGCCTCAACGCAAATTACATGTGTTTTgtgttaaaaagaatatatttgaTCATGGCAAGCTCCCAAGGCTTAATTATATCCAATGGTTTTATTCATTTTCTAGAATTCGTAATATTACTAATGCTACTTTAGTTTTCTGATCTTTTGCTTGTTAAGATACAGTTTTTTGAATCAGTAAGAAAGGAAAGAGATCTGATGAGATCTACTTATAAACAGTTTTTTCGGGATATTGTGGTTCGATTTGatccaaaaatcgattttttatctGGCGATTCTACG is a genomic window of Anastrepha ludens isolate Willacy chromosome 6, idAnaLude1.1, whole genome shotgun sequence containing:
- the LOC128866084 gene encoding cytoplasmic tRNA 2-thiolation protein 1, encoding MPIKCKTNCGRNAALKRPKTADALCKDCFFAAFEAEIHYTIITNELFKRGEKVAVAASGGKDSTVLAYVLKLLNERYDYGLQLILLSIDEGITGYRDDSLETVKQNRDDYEMPLKILSYDELYGWTMDRIVAQIGRKNNCTFCGVFRRQALDRGAKLLGVDSIATGHNADDIAETVLMNILRGDTARLGRCTDIRTGGGEDSIPRVKPLKYAYEKEIVMYAHFKNLVYFSTECVFAPNAYRGHARAYLKDLERVRPSVIMDIIYSGEQLRFKSTVKKPTRGTCERCGFVSSQQPCKACILLEGLNRGLPKLGIGKKSKGDRMRSKQDSEIALRERANLVKNDF
- the LOC128866086 gene encoding uncharacterized protein LOC128866086 isoform X2; the protein is MYSNKIHPKLKSISVFSMMEICGDNTSALLFLEESGLVPSKKSIPPQCCGIPMKVENDIRRKLGWMWRCRSSVSKGSASNCRKILNPSDGSFFDGKFCHISISDALAILFCFVMDVRIIFALKHLNAYRQRKGDATSLSTGTITDYYSHCREVTEIISSHTDLELGNLGRIVLFDETFLAKRKYNRGRFSEELTINVRTCGRISPNL
- the LOC128866086 gene encoding uncharacterized protein LOC128866086 isoform X1, with translation MYSNKIHPKLKSISVFSMMEICGDNTSALLFLEESGLVPSKKSIPPQCCGIPMKVENDIRRKLGWMWRCRSSVSKGSASNCRKILNPSDGSFFDGKFCHISISDALAILFCFVMDVRIIFALKHLNAYRQRKGDATSLSTGTITDYYSHCREVTEIISSHTDLELGNLGRIVLFDETFLAKRKYNRGRFSEELTINVVGLFCKEDRTGLFFKINHTSIENLWPYIAELVDQRKPQNDVFSDEEESDYSLEDAFHKGKILNSVSSAKKTPPLSHQNMGAAFYRRHYLAKFETDGERITTFLQHIREVYPGYQGGVLKTGLFLKEIDPISETSALKKRKLEEKEETEIVII